The following coding sequences lie in one Colias croceus chromosome 1, ilColCroc2.1 genomic window:
- the LOC123693241 gene encoding sodium/hydrogen exchanger 6 isoform X6 codes for MNLYIAFVNFFLYIIVSCDASGTDIALDAKATLLHRIDSLNLLIYTCLLTLTVLTIWVFKHRRVSWLHETGLAVIYGLIVGAIIRYGSSTNEITYIDAHPDPDSKYNLSVPPDMVRFHFPDKIITGDASIPNKTYAYSFRGEIVNVEQNEIDLKATFDPEIFFNIILPPIIFHAGYCLKRKYFFRNLGAILTFAMVGTALSALVIGSLMYGFVQLMPASLASSFTFLDTLYFGALISPTDPLTVLAIFSQLKVDVNLYAMIFGESVLNDAVALVLSGAIQNYEKRYSTDGEFEITAFLAAIGDFIGIFSLSLIVGALMGCLTAFMTKFTHVRDWPLLESALFVLMSYAAFLIAEVCELTGVVAVLFCGICQAHYTYNNLSADSRNRTKQLFELLNFLAENFIFTYIGVSMFTFPKHHFDPWFIIAGFLTSTLGRAVNIYPLSFLLNLGRKPPIPMNFQHMLFFSGLRGAMSFALAIRNTVSEARQAMLTTTSLIVIATVVLQGGAATHALAYLRIPTGYELSQGQNDESDALPFRDVRNLYQATEMGSPPAEISLGLRNLDGRTASCDRISSGRMVVKWGKDESGVIMPWQLNYQEDSQRGSGDNGSEKARLAKLWGAIDSRLLKPLLTHARPPLTETLPAFFRPLARLLTTTRQYTQGDNNGLRRTDSDSDLCIDEPQPVPTSIDPQVF; via the exons ATGAATCTATATATTGCTTTCgtaaatttctttttatacataatagtGTCATGTGACGCATCAGGAACAGATATAGCCTTAGATGCTAAAGCTACTTTGCTTCATAGGATAGATAGTTTGAATCTACTTATTTATACATGTCTTCTTACTCTTACTGTACTGACTATCTGGGTATTTAAACATCGTCGTGTGAGCTGGCTCCACGAAACCGGCTTGGCTGTTATATATG gtcTCATAGTAGGTGCCATAATTCGCTATGGAAGCAGTACAAATGAAATCACATATATTGATGCTCACCCAGACCCGGACTCCAAATACAACCTGTCTGTCCCACCAGACATGGTGCGATTTCATTTtccagataaaataataactggAG ATGCTTCTATACCAAATAAAACATATGCTTACAGCTTTAGAGGAGAAATTGTGAATGTGGAACAAAATGAAATAGATCTCAAGGCAACATTTGATccagaaatatttttcaatataattttaccgCCTATAATTTTTCACGCAGGGTATTGCTTAAAGCGG AAATACTTCTTTCGTAATTTAGGTGCAATATTGACGTTTGCTATGGTTGGAACAGCGCTCTCTGCTCTTGTTATTGGATCGTTAATGTATGGTTTCGTACAACTGATGCCTGCGTCACTGGCTTCGAGTTTTACTTTCCTGGACACATTGTACTTTGGTGCTCTAATTTCGCCTACTGATCCATTGACTGTACTAGCTATTTTTTCGCAATTGAAG GTTGATGTCAATCTCTATGCAATGATATTTGGTGAGAGTGTTCTCAATGATGCAGTGGCTTTAGTACTCAGCGG agccatacaaaattatgagAAGAGATACTCAACGGATGGTGAATTTGAAATAACAGCATTTCTAGCGGCTATTGGCGACTTCATCGGAATTTTCAGTCTTTCACTAATCGTTGGTGCTCTGATGGGATGTTTGACTGCATTT ATGACAAAGTTCACTCACGTGCGTGATTGGCCGCTGCTCGAATCTGCTCTCTTCGTGCTCATGTCATATGCTGCTTTTCTTATTGCGGAAGTTTGTGAGCTTAcag GCGTCGTAGCTGTACTATTCTGTGGTATATGCCAAGCGCATTACACATACAACAACCTATCTGCAGACTCAAGGAATAGGACGAAACAGTTGTTCGAATTGCTCAATTTCCTCGCCGAGAATTTCATATTCACGTACATCGGCGTGTCTATGTTCACGTTCCCGAAACATCACTTCGATCCATGGTTTATTATTGCCGGATTT TTAACCTCAACTCTTGGACGGGCTGTGAATATCTACCCTCTGTCATTCCTGTTGAATCTCGGACGAAAACCACCTATACCCATGAATTTCCAACACATGCTCTTCTTCTCTG GACTCCGAGGGGCCATGTCTTTCGCACTGGCTATCCGCAACACGGTATCTGAAGCGAGGCAAGCGATGTTAACAACAACATCGCTCATAGTGATCGCGACCGTGGTGCTACAGGGCGGGGCCGCGACGCACGCGCTCGCATACCTGCGCATACCCACTGGGTACGAGCTTAG TCAAGGGCAGAACGATGAAAGTGACGCTCTACCATTCAGAGACGTGAGAaat CTGTACCAGGCCACGGAGATGGGCAGCCCG CCTGCGGAAATAAGTTTGGGGCTCCGAAATTTGGACGGACGTACTGCCAGTTGTGACAGAATATCT AGCGGCCGCATGGTAGTTAAGTGGGGCAAAGACGAGAGCGGAGTGATAATGCCTTGGCAACTAAACTATCAAGAA GATAGCCAGCGAGGCAGTGGTGACAATGGTAGTGAGAAGGCCAGACTGGCCAAGCTCTGGGGTGCTATAGACTCGCGTCTGCTCAAACCTCTGCTAACACACGCGAGACCACCGCTAACAGAGACTTTGCCAGCGTTCTTCAGACCTCTAGCACGTTTATTGACCACCACACGGCAATATACCCAAGGG gATAATAATGGTCTTCGAAGGACCGATTCAGACTCCGACTTGTGTATTGATGAGCCACAGCCTGTTCCTACAAGTATTGACCCACAGGTAttctaa
- the LOC123693241 gene encoding sodium/hydrogen exchanger 6 isoform X3 yields the protein MNLYIAFVNFFLYIIVSCDASGTDIALDAKATLLHRIDSLNLLIYTCLLTLTVLTIWVFKHRRVSWLHETGLAVIYGLIVGAIIRYGSSTNEITYIDAHPDPDSKYNLSVPPDMVRFHFPDKIITGDASIPNKTYAYSFRGEIVNVEQNEIDLKATFDPEIFFNIILPPIIFHAGYCLKRKYFFRNLGAILTFAMVGTALSALVIGSLMYGFVQLMPASLASSFTFLDTLYFGALISPTDPLTVLAIFSQLKVDVNLYAMIFGESVLNDAVALVLSGAIQNYEKRYSTDGEFEITAFLAAIGDFIGIFSLSLIVGALMGCLTAFMTKFTHVRDWPLLESALFVLMSYAAFLIAEVCELTGVVAVLFCGICQAHYTYNNLSADSRNRTKQLFELLNFLAENFIFTYIGVSMFTFPKHHFDPWFIIAGFLTSTLGRAVNIYPLSFLLNLGRKPPIPMNFQHMLFFSGLRGAMSFALAIRNTVSEARQAMLTTTSLIVIATVVLQGGAATHALAYLRIPTGYELSQGQNDESDALPFRDVRNLYQATEMGSPPAEISLGLRNLDGRTASCDRISSGRMVVKWGKDESGVIMPWQLNYQEDSQRGSGDNGSEKARLAKLWGAIDSRLLKPLLTHARPPLTETLPAFFRPLARLLTTTRQYTQGDNNGLRRTDSDSDLCIDEPQPVPTSIDPQLSFSVRNGYGNI from the exons ATGAATCTATATATTGCTTTCgtaaatttctttttatacataatagtGTCATGTGACGCATCAGGAACAGATATAGCCTTAGATGCTAAAGCTACTTTGCTTCATAGGATAGATAGTTTGAATCTACTTATTTATACATGTCTTCTTACTCTTACTGTACTGACTATCTGGGTATTTAAACATCGTCGTGTGAGCTGGCTCCACGAAACCGGCTTGGCTGTTATATATG gtcTCATAGTAGGTGCCATAATTCGCTATGGAAGCAGTACAAATGAAATCACATATATTGATGCTCACCCAGACCCGGACTCCAAATACAACCTGTCTGTCCCACCAGACATGGTGCGATTTCATTTtccagataaaataataactggAG ATGCTTCTATACCAAATAAAACATATGCTTACAGCTTTAGAGGAGAAATTGTGAATGTGGAACAAAATGAAATAGATCTCAAGGCAACATTTGATccagaaatatttttcaatataattttaccgCCTATAATTTTTCACGCAGGGTATTGCTTAAAGCGG AAATACTTCTTTCGTAATTTAGGTGCAATATTGACGTTTGCTATGGTTGGAACAGCGCTCTCTGCTCTTGTTATTGGATCGTTAATGTATGGTTTCGTACAACTGATGCCTGCGTCACTGGCTTCGAGTTTTACTTTCCTGGACACATTGTACTTTGGTGCTCTAATTTCGCCTACTGATCCATTGACTGTACTAGCTATTTTTTCGCAATTGAAG GTTGATGTCAATCTCTATGCAATGATATTTGGTGAGAGTGTTCTCAATGATGCAGTGGCTTTAGTACTCAGCGG agccatacaaaattatgagAAGAGATACTCAACGGATGGTGAATTTGAAATAACAGCATTTCTAGCGGCTATTGGCGACTTCATCGGAATTTTCAGTCTTTCACTAATCGTTGGTGCTCTGATGGGATGTTTGACTGCATTT ATGACAAAGTTCACTCACGTGCGTGATTGGCCGCTGCTCGAATCTGCTCTCTTCGTGCTCATGTCATATGCTGCTTTTCTTATTGCGGAAGTTTGTGAGCTTAcag GCGTCGTAGCTGTACTATTCTGTGGTATATGCCAAGCGCATTACACATACAACAACCTATCTGCAGACTCAAGGAATAGGACGAAACAGTTGTTCGAATTGCTCAATTTCCTCGCCGAGAATTTCATATTCACGTACATCGGCGTGTCTATGTTCACGTTCCCGAAACATCACTTCGATCCATGGTTTATTATTGCCGGATTT TTAACCTCAACTCTTGGACGGGCTGTGAATATCTACCCTCTGTCATTCCTGTTGAATCTCGGACGAAAACCACCTATACCCATGAATTTCCAACACATGCTCTTCTTCTCTG GACTCCGAGGGGCCATGTCTTTCGCACTGGCTATCCGCAACACGGTATCTGAAGCGAGGCAAGCGATGTTAACAACAACATCGCTCATAGTGATCGCGACCGTGGTGCTACAGGGCGGGGCCGCGACGCACGCGCTCGCATACCTGCGCATACCCACTGGGTACGAGCTTAG TCAAGGGCAGAACGATGAAAGTGACGCTCTACCATTCAGAGACGTGAGAaat CTGTACCAGGCCACGGAGATGGGCAGCCCG CCTGCGGAAATAAGTTTGGGGCTCCGAAATTTGGACGGACGTACTGCCAGTTGTGACAGAATATCT AGCGGCCGCATGGTAGTTAAGTGGGGCAAAGACGAGAGCGGAGTGATAATGCCTTGGCAACTAAACTATCAAGAA GATAGCCAGCGAGGCAGTGGTGACAATGGTAGTGAGAAGGCCAGACTGGCCAAGCTCTGGGGTGCTATAGACTCGCGTCTGCTCAAACCTCTGCTAACACACGCGAGACCACCGCTAACAGAGACTTTGCCAGCGTTCTTCAGACCTCTAGCACGTTTATTGACCACCACACGGCAATATACCCAAGGG gATAATAATGGTCTTCGAAGGACCGATTCAGACTCCGACTTGTGTATTGATGAGCCACAGCCTGTTCCTACAAGTATTGACCCACAG CTATCTTTTAGCGTTCGGAATGGATATGGGAATATATAA